The Saccharothrix variisporea genome has a segment encoding these proteins:
- a CDS encoding acyl-CoA dehydrogenase family protein, with amino-acid sequence MTMPLPDDHPLAPPPHEQSWVRVAQDLAAGFATKTDEYDRTAELPVENLRALHASGLDQATLPREFGGQSLSYRTVGAVLRVLSAADPSTACVWLMHIGAAEGLVQHSTPDVARYYADELIAGRRFANALSEPTGGNQFLTPQQVAEPVDGGYRLTGAKRFVSGCEIADHFLINALVDGEPTLFGLEPDHTVTFQPQDTLGLRATRSHLITLDHTVLRTDRRCPPAEHPKPNHIAGGLAYLSLGIADTALNTLIDYARTRTLPTTGNPLAAEQHLQFEVADAVLRLEAAALTAHHTAWLADQNSPQFLPSAVRAKPTANRAARDIAQLCLQVGGGSGFVSTSPIQRIFRDAQTGWLMAHSVEFCLNHIGTTTLLPPPPASSD; translated from the coding sequence ATGACCATGCCGCTGCCCGACGACCACCCGCTGGCACCGCCGCCGCACGAGCAGTCGTGGGTACGCGTCGCCCAGGACCTCGCCGCCGGTTTCGCCACCAAGACCGACGAGTACGACCGGACCGCGGAGTTACCGGTCGAGAACTTGCGCGCCCTGCACGCGAGCGGTCTGGACCAGGCGACCCTGCCACGGGAGTTCGGCGGCCAGTCGCTGAGCTACCGCACGGTCGGAGCGGTCCTGCGCGTCCTCAGCGCGGCCGACCCGTCCACCGCCTGCGTGTGGTTGATGCACATCGGCGCGGCCGAGGGCCTGGTGCAGCACTCCACCCCCGACGTGGCCCGGTACTACGCCGACGAGCTGATCGCGGGACGCCGTTTCGCCAACGCCCTGTCCGAACCGACCGGCGGCAACCAGTTCCTCACACCGCAACAGGTGGCCGAGCCCGTCGACGGGGGCTACCGGCTCACCGGCGCCAAGCGCTTCGTGTCCGGCTGCGAGATCGCCGACCACTTCCTGATCAACGCGCTGGTGGACGGTGAACCCACCCTCTTCGGCCTGGAACCCGACCACACCGTGACCTTCCAGCCCCAGGACACCCTCGGCCTGCGCGCCACCCGCAGCCACCTGATCACCCTGGACCACACGGTCCTCCGCACCGACCGCCGCTGCCCACCGGCGGAGCATCCCAAGCCCAACCACATCGCGGGCGGCCTGGCCTACCTCTCCCTGGGCATCGCCGACACGGCCCTGAACACCCTGATCGACTACGCCCGCACCCGAACCCTACCCACCACCGGCAACCCGCTCGCGGCCGAACAACACCTCCAGTTCGAGGTCGCCGACGCCGTCCTGCGGTTGGAAGCCGCCGCCTTGACGGCCCACCACACCGCGTGGCTGGCCGACCAGAACTCCCCGCAGTTCCTCCCGTCCGCGGTACGCGCGAAACCCACCGCCAACCGCGCGGCCCGCGACATCGCCCAACTGTGCCTCCAAGTGGGCGGCGGTTCGGGCTTCGTCAGCACGTCACCGATCCAACGCATCTTCCGAGACGCCCAAACCGGCTGGCTGATGGCCCACTCGGTCGAGTTCTGCCTGAACCACATCGGCACCACGACCCTGCTGCCCCCACCGCCGGCGTCGTCCGACTAG
- a CDS encoding TetR/AcrR family transcriptional regulator has product MRKSAEEARRTRDRIVGVAVSRASTLGLTGLTIGALADELEMSKAGVVGPFGTRAALQLAALDRAAELFAEAVVAPGRAAPPGLPALHAVIDAWCDYMVDSPFPNGCFVTAASCELDGQPGELRSRLRDTVVRWRRFLADQVVAAQAAGDLDPGADPYDVVSLLSGLAMTANQEIQLLDDEGAAPRARRLMRAVLAAHAGESAR; this is encoded by the coding sequence ATGAGGAAATCGGCCGAGGAAGCCCGGCGCACCCGGGACCGCATCGTCGGAGTCGCCGTCAGCCGGGCGTCCACCCTGGGCCTGACCGGGCTGACCATCGGCGCGCTCGCGGACGAGCTGGAGATGAGCAAGGCCGGCGTCGTCGGCCCCTTCGGCACTCGGGCCGCTCTGCAACTGGCCGCGCTGGACCGGGCGGCCGAACTGTTCGCCGAGGCGGTCGTCGCACCGGGCCGCGCCGCGCCGCCGGGGCTGCCGGCCCTGCACGCGGTGATCGACGCTTGGTGCGACTACATGGTGGACAGCCCGTTCCCCAACGGCTGCTTCGTCACCGCCGCGTCGTGCGAGCTCGACGGGCAGCCGGGCGAGCTGCGCAGTCGGCTGCGCGACACGGTCGTCCGCTGGCGGCGCTTCCTGGCCGATCAGGTGGTTGCGGCGCAGGCTGCTGGGGACCTTGATCCGGGCGCCGATCCCTATGACGTGGTGTCACTGCTGAGTGGGCTGGCGATGACCGCGAACCAGGAGATCCAGCTCCTCGACGACGAGGGTGCCGCACCCCGCGCCCGCCGCCTCATGCGCGCCGTCCTGGCCGCTCATGCCGGTGAATCGGCTCGGTGA
- a CDS encoding MBL fold metallo-hydrolase, with the protein MRIRWLGWAGVELEAQGETLVIDLLGRPEGVLEGTPLEDVPLPDVVPPHSRGHVLAGLCTHLHRDHTDAGALAAALAPGGRVLHPASFGGDDHENLWTLKAEAELTAHDLPRQAMGYWETTKIGPFTIAAVPAVDTLGDPQVSWAVEADGKRVIHLGDTMYHGYWWRAAHRFGPFDAVLTPINGPTVCFPHCQPPSPYPASLDARHAAVAARLLGTKVAIPMHYNGFHSDGFYTTQPHELARFLDATDGELYDVLTPDLGEQVTI; encoded by the coding sequence ATGCGCATCCGTTGGCTGGGCTGGGCCGGGGTGGAACTCGAAGCACAAGGCGAGACCCTGGTGATCGACCTGCTCGGGCGACCCGAGGGCGTCCTGGAAGGCACACCGCTGGAGGACGTGCCGCTGCCGGACGTCGTGCCACCGCACTCGCGGGGACACGTGCTCGCCGGGCTGTGCACCCACCTCCACCGCGACCACACCGACGCCGGAGCCCTGGCCGCCGCGCTCGCGCCCGGTGGCCGGGTCCTGCACCCGGCGTCCTTCGGCGGGGACGACCACGAGAACCTGTGGACGCTCAAGGCCGAAGCCGAACTGACCGCGCACGACCTCCCCCGCCAGGCCATGGGCTACTGGGAGACCACGAAGATCGGGCCTTTCACCATCGCGGCCGTCCCGGCGGTCGACACCCTCGGCGACCCCCAGGTGTCCTGGGCCGTCGAAGCCGACGGCAAGCGCGTGATCCACCTCGGCGACACGATGTACCACGGCTACTGGTGGCGCGCGGCCCACCGGTTCGGTCCCTTCGACGCCGTCCTCACCCCGATCAACGGGCCGACCGTGTGCTTCCCGCACTGCCAGCCGCCCAGCCCGTACCCGGCCTCGCTGGACGCCCGGCACGCCGCCGTCGCCGCCCGCCTGCTCGGGACGAAGGTGGCGATCCCCATGCACTACAACGGGTTCCACTCGGACGGCTTCTACACCACCCAGCCGCACGAACTCGCCCGTTTCCTCGACGCCACCGACGGTGAGCTCTACGACGTCCTCACGCCCGATCTGGGCGAGCAAGTGACCATCTGA
- a CDS encoding sensor histidine kinase gives MRGRAVRLLRRRTVRLRLTLLYGGLFLLCGATVLTVTYVLVSHALTPIDRLVPLPGLPGPLKVTDEAMHVIVKAEHALVAQRQDVLHQLLVQSGFALALVLVLALALGWLVAGRILHPLRTITTTARQISATNLHRRLALPGPDDELKELGDTFDELLVRLEESFRAQRQFVANASHELRTPLARQRAIGQVALDDPDATVATLRAAHERVLAAGAQQERLIEALLTLARGHAGIDVRRPFDLAEVVAEVVAVRRTAGLRDSISPSPVAGHRALAERLVVNLVDNALRHNVPGGWVEVTCGGGVLVVANTGPVVAEVERLFEPFHRGGRARSGEGLGLGLSIVRAIASAHDAAVATVPRDGGGLVVTVTFPDPARPHTNG, from the coding sequence ATGCGCGGGCGGGCGGTGCGGCTGCTGCGCCGGCGGACGGTGCGGCTGCGGTTGACGTTGTTGTACGGCGGGCTCTTCCTGCTGTGCGGGGCGACCGTGCTGACGGTGACCTACGTCCTGGTCTCCCACGCCCTCACCCCGATCGACCGCCTGGTCCCGCTGCCGGGCCTGCCCGGTCCGCTGAAGGTCACCGACGAGGCCATGCACGTCATCGTCAAGGCCGAACACGCCCTGGTGGCGCAACGACAAGACGTGCTGCACCAGCTGCTGGTCCAGTCCGGTTTCGCGCTGGCGCTCGTGCTGGTGCTGGCGCTGGCCCTGGGCTGGCTGGTGGCGGGCCGCATCCTGCACCCCCTGCGCACGATCACCACCACCGCCCGCCAGATCTCGGCGACCAACCTGCACCGCCGCCTCGCCCTGCCCGGCCCCGACGACGAGCTGAAGGAACTCGGGGACACCTTCGACGAACTGCTGGTCCGCCTGGAGGAGTCGTTCCGGGCGCAACGCCAGTTCGTGGCCAACGCGTCGCACGAACTGCGCACCCCGCTGGCGCGGCAACGGGCGATCGGCCAGGTGGCGCTGGACGACCCGGACGCGACGGTGGCCACGCTCCGGGCGGCGCACGAGCGCGTGCTGGCGGCGGGCGCCCAGCAGGAACGGCTGATCGAGGCCCTGCTGACGCTGGCGCGCGGCCACGCCGGCATCGACGTCCGCCGGCCGTTCGACCTGGCCGAGGTGGTGGCCGAGGTGGTGGCGGTGCGGCGCACGGCGGGGCTGCGCGACTCGATCAGCCCGTCCCCGGTGGCCGGTCACCGGGCGCTGGCGGAACGGCTGGTGGTGAACCTGGTGGACAACGCCCTGCGCCACAACGTGCCCGGCGGGTGGGTGGAGGTGACGTGCGGCGGGGGCGTGCTGGTGGTGGCCAACACCGGTCCGGTGGTCGCGGAGGTGGAGCGGTTGTTCGAGCCCTTCCACCGGGGCGGCCGGGCCCGGTCGGGGGAGGGGCTGGGCCTGGGGTTGTCGATCGTGCGGGCCATCGCGTCGGCCCACGACGCCGCGGTGGCGACCGTGCCCCGGGACGGCGGCGGCCTCGTCGTCACCGTCACCTTCCCCGACCCGGCCAGACCTCACACGAACGGGTGA
- a CDS encoding AAA family ATPase, whose product MPAALDVAADLLALLSDTTTEPRADNQLEALTLAVSADLPVLLWGEPGIGKTAALTQLADALDLPLTTVIASVHEPSDFAGLPVVGDDPAVQGVPMAPPDWAVRLVRAGRGLLFLDELSTAPPAVQAALLRVVLERRIGALTLPPGVRIVAAANPRSSAADGWELSPPLANRFVHLQWAHDHDVVVRGLGGTWPRATLPLLDPGLLSDAVAFARRAVCELLAARPALVHQLPTNEARRGGPWPSPRSWEMALRLVAFATAAGVSREVLSMLVRGVVGDGPGLELLAWLDRMDLPDPEVLLADPAAAVLPERGDLRQTVLDGVVEAVRRRPERSRWDAAWALLVLALDTGAPDLVVVPAATLAVLRRDDWEVPAAIDRLSDAVSVSRLADRAADRVEARSGGRR is encoded by the coding sequence ATGCCTGCTGCCCTTGACGTGGCCGCCGACCTCCTCGCCCTGCTCTCCGACACGACCACCGAGCCGCGCGCCGACAACCAGTTGGAAGCCTTGACGTTGGCCGTGTCCGCCGATCTGCCGGTGCTGCTGTGGGGCGAGCCGGGGATCGGCAAGACCGCGGCCCTCACCCAGCTCGCCGACGCCCTCGACCTGCCGTTGACCACCGTGATCGCCAGCGTGCACGAGCCCTCCGACTTCGCCGGCCTGCCGGTGGTCGGCGACGACCCGGCGGTGCAGGGCGTGCCGATGGCCCCGCCGGACTGGGCGGTGCGCTTGGTCCGCGCCGGGCGGGGGTTGTTGTTCCTGGACGAGCTGTCCACCGCACCTCCCGCCGTCCAGGCCGCGCTGCTGCGGGTCGTGTTGGAGCGCCGGATCGGGGCGCTGACGCTCCCGCCGGGGGTCCGGATCGTGGCCGCCGCCAACCCCCGTTCCTCCGCCGCGGACGGGTGGGAGCTCAGCCCGCCGCTGGCCAACCGGTTCGTGCACCTCCAGTGGGCCCACGACCACGACGTCGTCGTGCGCGGGCTGGGCGGGACGTGGCCGCGGGCGACATTGCCGCTACTGGACCCGGGCCTGTTGTCCGATGCCGTGGCGTTCGCGCGGCGGGCGGTGTGCGAGCTGTTGGCGGCTCGTCCCGCGCTGGTGCACCAACTGCCGACCAACGAAGCCCGACGCGGTGGTCCGTGGCCGTCGCCGCGCAGTTGGGAGATGGCGCTGCGGCTGGTCGCCTTCGCCACCGCTGCCGGGGTGTCGCGGGAGGTGTTGTCGATGCTCGTGCGGGGTGTCGTGGGGGACGGGCCGGGGCTGGAGTTGTTGGCGTGGTTGGACCGGATGGACCTGCCCGATCCCGAGGTGCTGCTGGCCGATCCGGCGGCGGCCGTGCTGCCCGAGCGGGGCGACCTGCGTCAGACGGTGCTCGACGGTGTGGTGGAGGCGGTGCGGCGGCGTCCCGAGCGGTCGCGTTGGGACGCGGCGTGGGCGTTGTTGGTGCTGGCGCTGGACACCGGAGCTCCGGATCTCGTGGTGGTCCCGGCGGCCACGCTCGCCGTGTTGCGACGGGACGACTGGGAGGTGCCGGCGGCGATCGACCGGCTGTCGGACGCCGTGTCGGTGTCGCGCCTGGCGGACCGGGCGGCGGATCGGGTGGAGGCGCGCAGTGGTGGCCGCCGGTGA
- a CDS encoding EF-hand domain-containing protein: MTTSENDLLLGKISRGFDQLDADGDGLLGEQDHVLMGKRVAAGLGYVPGSPEEQRIVDMYVRVWRDVHLPHLPAGTDAIGRDDFITSTRGLADDPDAADATLGALAREFLKIADIDADGRVTPAEFLTFQRGHFPGLPEQDAEVAFAHLDTDGDGYLSPDEFVRATIEYWTSTDPDAPGNWWIGSSAR, encoded by the coding sequence ATGACCACCAGCGAGAACGACCTGCTGCTCGGCAAGATCAGCCGCGGCTTCGACCAGCTCGACGCCGACGGTGACGGGCTGCTCGGCGAGCAGGACCACGTCCTCATGGGCAAGCGGGTCGCCGCCGGGCTCGGGTACGTGCCCGGGTCGCCCGAAGAGCAGCGGATCGTGGACATGTACGTGCGGGTGTGGCGGGACGTGCACCTGCCGCACCTCCCGGCCGGGACCGACGCCATCGGCCGGGACGACTTCATCACCTCCACCCGCGGCCTCGCCGACGACCCGGACGCCGCCGACGCCACCCTGGGCGCCCTGGCGCGGGAGTTCCTCAAGATCGCCGACATCGACGCCGACGGGCGGGTCACGCCGGCCGAGTTCCTGACCTTCCAGCGCGGCCACTTCCCCGGTCTGCCCGAGCAGGACGCCGAGGTCGCCTTCGCCCACCTCGACACCGACGGCGACGGCTACCTGTCCCCCGACGAGTTCGTCCGGGCCACCATCGAGTACTGGACGAGCACCGACCCGGACGCTCCCGGCAACTGGTGGATCGGGAGCTCGGCCCGCTGA
- a CDS encoding vWA domain-containing protein → MITLDAEKLYAARLHAVRSRPYLATALFALQVVESWRVPTMGVDRHWRCYVSPAFVDRTPVEELAGVWVHEVSHLLRDHHGRSDRFAAEHELTGPGERLRMNIAADFEINDDVYGDGLVRPEGAAVPSLLTLPDGHLMEEYLRWFRLGPHTDDFAWLDCGSGADGLDREWELGPGGAHGLSEQERDAVRFRVAQGIAGRPGSVPRGWLRWAERVFHPPQPWRDLLGAAIRSAVSASGAGEDYTYGRPARRSTALPGVVLPSLRRRPPRVCVVVDTSGSVSDAELGSALVEVAGIVRAVGGRRDLVSVLSCDTRVTESMCRAEGITLVGGGGTDLRSGFARALRTRPDVVVALTDGQTPWPTTRPPHRTVVGLFPRPRVVDEDDPDYRPDAPPEWARVVTIG, encoded by the coding sequence GTGATCACGCTGGATGCGGAGAAGCTCTACGCCGCGCGGTTGCACGCGGTCCGGAGCCGGCCTTACCTGGCGACGGCGTTGTTCGCCCTGCAGGTGGTGGAGTCGTGGCGCGTGCCGACGATGGGGGTGGACCGGCACTGGCGTTGCTACGTGTCGCCGGCGTTCGTGGACCGCACACCCGTCGAGGAACTGGCAGGGGTGTGGGTGCACGAGGTGTCCCACCTGTTGCGCGACCACCACGGGCGCAGCGACCGGTTCGCCGCCGAGCACGAGCTGACCGGGCCGGGGGAGCGGTTGCGGATGAACATCGCCGCGGACTTCGAGATCAACGACGACGTGTACGGCGACGGTTTGGTGCGACCGGAGGGTGCCGCCGTGCCGTCGCTGCTGACGCTGCCCGACGGGCACTTGATGGAGGAGTACCTGCGGTGGTTCCGGCTCGGGCCGCACACCGACGACTTCGCCTGGCTGGACTGCGGCAGCGGCGCGGACGGCTTGGACCGGGAGTGGGAGCTGGGGCCGGGCGGTGCGCACGGGTTGAGCGAGCAGGAACGCGACGCCGTCCGGTTCCGGGTCGCCCAGGGCATCGCCGGCCGGCCCGGCAGCGTCCCGAGGGGGTGGTTGCGGTGGGCGGAAAGGGTCTTCCACCCGCCGCAGCCGTGGCGCGACCTGCTGGGTGCGGCGATCCGGTCGGCGGTGTCCGCGTCGGGCGCGGGCGAGGACTACACCTACGGCCGCCCCGCTCGCCGGTCGACCGCCCTGCCCGGCGTGGTCCTGCCGAGCCTGCGCCGCCGTCCGCCGCGCGTGTGCGTGGTGGTCGACACTTCGGGGTCGGTGAGTGACGCCGAGCTGGGCAGCGCGCTGGTCGAGGTCGCCGGGATCGTGCGGGCCGTGGGCGGTCGGCGCGACCTGGTGTCGGTGCTGTCGTGCGACACGCGCGTGACGGAGTCGATGTGCCGGGCCGAGGGGATCACGCTGGTGGGCGGCGGCGGGACCGACCTGCGCAGCGGCTTCGCGCGGGCGCTGCGGACCCGGCCCGACGTCGTGGTCGCGCTGACCGACGGCCAGACCCCGTGGCCCACCACCCGACCGCCCCACCGGACCGTCGTGGGCTTGTTCCCCCGACCGCGGGTGGTGGACGAGGACGACCCCGACTACCGGCCGGACGCGCCGCCCGAGTGGGCCCGGGTGGTGACCATCGGGTGA
- a CDS encoding alpha/beta fold hydrolase: MTDSPHVEAVVVVDDGTPIAYHRWEPDPGVEAHPVPVVLQHGFGAHGLLDWVAPGTVAALTAAGRSVVAVDARGHGRSGKSADPARYGEQRMALDLRAVVAALDVPAVDLVGYSMGAIIALLTAAREPLVRRLVVGGVGAGVVEVGGVDTRALGNEALAEALLAEDPRDLPPGIAEMRAFAETAGADLPSLAAHARSVHRDGVDLAAIKAPTLVLAGADDPLAVRPQVLAEAIPGASLRVVPGTHDVVGTSAEFRSALVDFLRD; encoded by the coding sequence ATGACCGATTCCCCGCACGTCGAGGCAGTGGTGGTCGTGGACGACGGCACCCCGATCGCCTACCACCGCTGGGAGCCCGACCCCGGCGTCGAGGCGCACCCCGTCCCGGTCGTGCTCCAGCACGGGTTCGGCGCGCACGGCCTGCTCGACTGGGTCGCGCCCGGCACGGTCGCCGCGCTCACCGCCGCCGGCCGGTCCGTCGTCGCCGTGGACGCGCGCGGGCACGGCCGGTCCGGCAAGTCCGCGGACCCCGCCCGGTACGGCGAGCAGCGGATGGCGCTGGACCTGCGCGCGGTGGTCGCCGCGTTGGACGTGCCGGCCGTGGACCTGGTCGGGTACTCGATGGGTGCGATCATCGCGCTGCTCACCGCCGCCCGGGAGCCTCTCGTCCGGCGGTTGGTCGTCGGCGGTGTCGGGGCCGGGGTGGTCGAGGTCGGCGGTGTCGACACCCGCGCCCTGGGGAACGAGGCGCTGGCCGAGGCCCTGCTCGCCGAGGACCCGCGCGACCTGCCGCCGGGGATCGCGGAGATGCGCGCGTTCGCCGAGACGGCCGGGGCGGACCTGCCGTCGTTGGCGGCGCACGCCCGGTCCGTGCACCGGGACGGCGTGGACCTGGCCGCGATCAAGGCCCCGACCCTCGTCCTCGCCGGCGCGGACGACCCGCTCGCGGTGCGTCCCCAGGTACTGGCGGAGGCGATCCCGGGCGCCAGCCTGCGGGTAGTGCCGGGGACCCACGACGTCGTGGGGACCAGCGCGGAGTTCCGGTCCGCGCTCGTGGACTTCCTGCGGGACTGA
- a CDS encoding DUF4865 family protein, with translation MYAKQYEITLPADYDMGIIRDRVARGGHVLDDRAGLGLKAYVIRERGVDDSPVNQYAPFYLWHGTGEMARFLVGGGGFQNIVRDFGRPTVHHWTGIACHAGPARSARPLAASRRLTPVPVDADPDRTGLGLSELVEREVEDLRELARRDGVHTAALAVDPHHWQLLRFVLWAESSAADEQATERYRVLHLSAPGLAELPEGSAW, from the coding sequence GTGTACGCCAAGCAGTACGAGATCACCCTCCCCGCGGACTACGACATGGGGATCATCCGCGACCGCGTCGCCCGCGGCGGCCACGTCCTCGACGACCGCGCGGGGCTGGGCCTCAAGGCCTACGTCATCCGCGAGCGCGGCGTGGACGACTCGCCGGTCAACCAGTACGCCCCGTTCTACCTGTGGCACGGCACCGGCGAGATGGCCCGCTTCCTGGTGGGCGGCGGTGGGTTCCAGAACATCGTCCGGGACTTCGGCCGCCCCACCGTGCACCACTGGACCGGGATCGCCTGCCACGCCGGCCCCGCCCGTTCGGCACGCCCGCTGGCCGCGTCCCGCCGGCTGACCCCCGTGCCCGTGGACGCCGACCCGGACCGCACCGGCCTGGGTCTGTCCGAGCTGGTCGAGCGGGAGGTCGAGGACCTGCGCGAACTCGCCCGCCGCGACGGCGTGCACACCGCCGCACTCGCCGTGGACCCGCACCACTGGCAGCTGCTGCGGTTCGTGCTGTGGGCGGAGTCCTCGGCGGCGGACGAACAGGCGACCGAGCGCTACCGGGTGCTGCACCTGTCCGCGCCCGGCCTGGCCGAGCTGCCGGAGGGAAGCGCCTGGTGA